Genomic segment of Porites lutea chromosome 13, jaPorLute2.1, whole genome shotgun sequence:
TACTAcatccaacctcgttcccaggttctctctggTGCAGTCGGCGTTGGTTGTACAGCTGTATGCTTTATcccattttataaaataacgtAGATAGTaggcgcgctctgattggccgagaggcgtgtttgTATGGAAGTATGTAAACgtggttgtgacgtcaatgaTGTTTtacacaaatttgaaaaaggttttgagttgaaaaattcgtcgacaagtttactttatttacccatttcctcgtcggctgatacttggaaaatctttagaaacatgctgtgttaattttttttcgcctgagctgacattttaagcggcAAAAacccgtattttggaaagcatctttctTGCAAAACAAGGACTGATTACGCGTAcaagcttcgtgtacaagactttgcgactggtaagaatttcttttttaatcagtgCTCTGAACAAGAGAGTTTGGATTTTTTTCTTGGGAAAGTTATTTCATAAAAGCagtagaaaacgttttttgctgtgtttgcatatcctgatataaacactcgagggactgggagaattctcgaccgtttttgcaaaccctcgacttcgtctcgggtttgcataactgcctcgaattctcccaacccctctcgtgtttatatcaggctattgaaacacggaaaacgttttctattacTTAAATGCCATTTAAATGCGATAAACACTCTTGCCAACAGTACGACTTTCAGGGgtctccgggggggggggggggggggtatttgttcccttgttcccttcCAGAATTGCCCTATGTTCGCACGTTCCCACACGTTTTCCTTATTTGTTCCCCTTTTAATAAATTTACTTACCACTTATCACCGCACTCAACGGCGactgttattacaatttacTACAGGTATTACAATTCACGACATTATTACAAATCACGACAGAACAGGGGACCTTAACTACAGTCTGCAATGACGCATTACACGCCAAAAGAGCTAGTATACAAGTGGATTTACCATATAGCGGGTTGATCTGATCATGAGCCTAAGGACATCTAACAAttagaaaaatacaaaattgcGAGGAAATATTTACAAGCATAATTAGCTCGGTGGCTGTGAATTCCTTTTTGCGAATCATAAAATGTTAACTCTGTTTTTTAGAGCTTATGGCGCTGATAAATTGAAAcattacagcaaggagcccaaaaatgtgaccgcttttgatttattcatattctttcatgcagatttaatccaattagaagccagctggaaactgtcctcaACTTCTGACTTCGGCACCTTTGAGTCTTAtcgagaagaagaagaagtgtattaataataataataataatatataatatttatAGAGCGCTAATTCCCAATTGCccaaaagcgctttacataataaaaataacaacaaaaatcctaaacctacaaaactacaaaactacatTGTCATCCTATAAAAATTCCCAATGGTccaaaagcgctttacataataaaaataacaacaaaatcctaaacctacaaaactacaaaactacatTGTCATCCTATAAAAACATCATCATTCTATACGACAACATCATAACCAATTTTAAAAAGCCAAGTCTTGAGCTTGGATTTAAAAGAGAAGGGAATTACAAGATCTAAGTTCGAATGGAAGTGCATTCCAAACAGAAGGTGCAGCAATAGTAAAAGACCGGCCACCATAAGttttaagattaaatttagatgTAGAAAGTAAAAATTGATTGGAGGATCTAAGAAGTCTACCAGGTGTATAAGGCTTGATGAGATCAGTGATATAGCTAGGTGCAGCACCATGAAGCGCCTTAAATGTAATTACTGCAATTTTGAAAGTTATCCTTTGTTCAATTGGTAGGCAATGAAGTTGAATAAGCAATGGCGTAACATGCTCATATCTACTAGTAAGGTGAATAAGCCTAGCAGCACTATTTAGGACACTCTGTAAACGTTTCAAGATCTTTAGGCTGACCGTAAAGCAATGAGTTACAATAGTCGATCCTTGCAGTAACAAAGGCATGAATTAGAGTTTTACATGTATCGTAAGAAAGAAACTTGCGAATCTTAAAAATATTGCGTAAATGAAAAAACGAAGACTTGCGTGTATTACCACTGATGATGACAATGGACAAATAGCCGGTTGTTTTCTATATCATGCGAGTCTTATCATTTATTCAATACTGCAAATCTGTTATTAAAAGCCACAGCACGTTCTACGTATTTACTTGTCATAAACATAGGTCGGTGCATGCTACATTAACAATTACAAATAAATCGACCAAGAAACAAAAGTCAACTATCGCTTAAACATGACACAGGAAAACTGTTATAACTTCCTCTACGACTTGTGTACTAACAGGGTCTAGAAAGGTCATGTCATTTTTCAAAGTCTGAATCTTGTCAGTAAAATTTAACTTTCCAAAGGCTGAATCCTGTTAATGAAATCTACCCTTCCTGAATCTGATTCTGGCTTGCGATGATCTTTCCTGTATTACATAACAAATAGTGCATCATTCTTTcctaatttaaaattaaaatttatccGCCCTGCCAATCACACGGCAcgtttagttcttccgcttctacttccgactccgacaatacACATTTGGTAACGTCAAGGcgcatgaaaaaatgaaaagggtttcacttccggttgacatgcgCAGCTCAAAAActctttgcttaagctctctaataaattaaaactgaCGACGTAGCTTGATGGCAGCCATTTAACCATTATTTGGCCCGTTTTTGTAAAACTGTTTTCGAGAAAAGTTTTCCGTCACAATGAGAACATTGAAAACTAAACGTGatggagaaaagaaaaaaaagaaacctaaaattgagatttctttcaaaacacACTTCAAAACTGCCGTCTTCAAAGACTTGCTATATTTTTCAGACAACCATAGAAATGGAGAATGTTGTCGACTGCCAATTAATggaagaaaaaagcaatggaaaatCTCTGTTTAAAGCAAGTTAATATTTACTTCAGCCACAACGCTCGTGACTTCAAGAAATTCGACTTTGAAGCAGAATCCGACATGCCTGGTAAGTGCTTAGGAGCCTTTCTGTGTTGATCCTTTGTGAAGCATTGTATAGGTACACCACTGTCCGTGCTGTATTTACGCCCCTTGATCATGAATGGTTAATAGATTAAACACAAACAAAGTCAtctgtcttttttaaaaagtctaagACATAAATGGTACCATTCAAAAGTTCTGTCGaagaggtttaatttgaatggcAACATCATACGATTTTATCCACAGGTAAAGAAGTTAGTCCCTCGCTATAACTTGGTTTAGATTGCAAAACCCACTCTGGAATGGTTACTTTCTGTCTTTCAAACCTTTCATTACACAAGGCACCGTCTGATTGGATAGTAACGAAAGTCTGATCTTATGACGAGCCCCGTGACAAGCCGATTGCGAAAGTTTCGCCATGCGCCGTGCCTTTTGATTGGCTAGAAGAATCGCCTTGATCCCGTGAGAAGAGGGAAGTTTCTTGAGTGgccataattttttaaataataataacaataataataataataataataataataataatagtaataataataataataataataataataataacatgtttAAACTGGATGACCATTTCAGTTataaaaactgctatcaatATGGGTCctttataaaaataaatgaataaatagataaaaacttAATTATATACGAAACTGAGATacattacataattataatcaATACAAAAAGGTAGCCTCCTTATGAACAAAACTATATACAATCATTAAAAAGGGTAGCCCCCTTATAAAAAAGGCCCTCGTAGTCAACTCGAGATtgactttaaccctttaagccccagtatccacatacaaattctccaaactgatctccatacatttccttaaagaatgagttgagagaatttgataaaagatcaaggcatttttacttgggtgatcattttattaattctcataacttatctcttgacagtgtatggatattgttaggagaaaattgatcttggtcactattgggacttaaagggctAACAATAGATAACCTATCCTTAGACCTAGTGTCATGGTCATGAATATCATAAGTTCGCCATTAAAGGGTTAACACTATCCTAGCAGCCGATTTCAGTAGTGTTTGTTACAGTCAGTGAAATCTCTGGTCTCGAGTTGTCTGATGCCTttgaacaaaacttttttttatcaaatcattTAGACTGTTCGCAGGtccctattttcccgtaagatcgtcgaggtCGAGCGCCATGCGTTGCGGGCAGACATCATGTACTGAGGGGACAGGCGACGGGATTTACTGCCCCTCGCCTCTAAGAAGATTTACTCCCATCCCCAGACAGACTCggaacatttgaaaccaagttgGCCACCTGTAACGCAAACCGGTTCGATCTGGACGATCCTACGCCGAAAGAGGGGACTGGGACTGTTAAACCACTACAAATCATTTTCCGTGTCTATTTCCTTGTAGGAGAGGTAGTCAAACAGGTCAATCACATTATCAGATCCAAAATAGGCGGAGTAAGGTCCGAATACCTGGCCACGAAGGAGAAGAAACTCGAAAAAAGAAGGTCCTTTAAGTATTAATCCTCTCGCCGGGGTGGTTATGCAAATCAGAGTCAACTGGAATCAGTGGGTGTGTGAAGGAAGACcgccattcgccactttagaaacgcgAGGGAACTGGAGCCAGAATACTCCCGCAATTgattctgggatcgttactggggacgcgtcggtcagctattggccaatttttccttGTCCCCAGAATtgtttgcgaaagttaactcggctcagtttccttttcctttttaaagtgGCTAGTGGAAAGGAAATATCGCAATTGCTGCCTGGAGTAAGCTTCCCTGGTATGCAGCCATTATATAAATCGTAACGCAACTCACCTACAAAAGGTGGTAAAACACTGCGCAACGGCTCGCTTTCCTCAGTGAATTGTTTAATACGCGGATTTTTGCAGACGCGGATGATCTTTTTATAACCTCTGTGGaaaatttcaacttgaaaaCAGATTCATTCAggcaatttccgagttccaaaaactctcactttcaaaactaGGCTTAGTGCAAAAACCTTTgctgtgaaaatgagttttaatttGCATGACAATGAAAAAGCATTTCCATATCAATGGCTACGCACTCAGCCtcgttttgaacaaaatggcaAATGAAAACCGGAGAATAAAAATAGAGTCGTCTTGTATCCTCGTCCTCCAAataacgtgaaattaggcaatttcaaATCGTAGTCGTaaagtgacagcaaagaaattgcGTAGGCTCGCTATTATATTAACGGTATTCAGAAACGTTTAAGGATAAAGACGTTGATCATAAAAAATGGTGCATCATTCCCATctaatttaaaattaatattttcgtGAGGTTTATTAATCGATTCGCCAGAAAATTCTGCCTTAAGTCAGACTGTTATATGTCATTCAAAAATGATTATTATAGAAAACTGAGAACTTTTACTTTATAGGTTACAGGTGTACGAGGTTATCTGCATAATATTGTTTTTAGATTAAAGTTCTACCTTCTGCCAATTTTTTGTCACCCAAATAAAACTCCAATTTATAATACAAATTTAATAGCAAAAGTTAAAATAAGTTTGgagttttttttatgtaataaaGGACGAATAAGAACATCAAGAACGAATAAATCGGGAGACAAACAAATGTTTAGGTCTATCGTTTAAATATGACGCGGGAAAACTATTATAACGTCCTGCACGATACGTATACAGACTGAAAAGGTCATGTCATTTTTCAAAGCCTGAATTAAGTTAGTAAAATTTAACTTTCTTGAATCTGATTCTGACTTGCAAATGTGTTGCGCAGAATGTTCTTGATAGCGCGTCGGATGCGTCTAAACTTCCAGCAGTAAACCAGAGGAAAAAGGGATGAACTCAAATATAACAGCGTCCGAGCGTAAATTAAcaaattttctctcattttaTTCACCTGTCCGACCAGGATCACGATAGCGATTGGCAAGTGGCAGGCCAAAAACAACAGATAGACTTAAAGTTTAGCCTTCCTGAATCTGATTCTGACTTGCGAATCTGTTGCGCAGAATGTTCTTGACAGCGCATCGGAGGTGTCTAAACTTCCAGCAGTAAATCAGGGGAACGAGTGATGTACTCAAATATGAAAGCGTCTGAGCGTACATTTTGAAATGTTGCCTCCTCTTATTCATCTTTCGACCGGTCAGGATCACAATAGCGACTGGTAAATGGCAGGCCAAAAACAACAGATAGACGTAAAATGTACCAACTGCTGTTTTTCTCAGTCTTTCGAaatttgagcgattttcttcgCTCGGTGCCACTGCTTGGGCTGGCTGTGCGTGAACTTGAACGGTGTGGCGACGTACGGCTATGTAAATCTTGAAATAGGTTAGAGCCATGGTCAATAAACAAGCCATTGCCACAGCTACTCCTGCAATGTTACAACGATATTCACTGCTTAAAACACCTTTCAGAGCCAGGAATGCACTGAAAATCCAGCTTAAGATCACTGTAGCTACAACACGCTTGTAAGTCACAATTTCTTGGTAGGTGAGAAGTTCCTGGTGTTTGAGGTGAAGGTGGATAGCAAGGAATCTGTCAAAGCTGATGGCAGTGACACTGAAGAATGAGGCATTACCAAGGATCATTCCTATGACTCTAACTATCTCGTGATAAATTTCCTGGTTGTtagtgtttttcattttcataagcAGTCGCGCGGTGTACAAAGGCTGTACAAGTAATCCCATACCAAGATCAGAAACAGCCACGCTAAGGATCAATGCCTTTAGAGTCTTTGGCAGTGATGAAGTCTTTCGCAGCGCGAATATTAAGACGATGTTCAACATCACTGTTGCATAAGACAGGAAGGAATTGACGACGCAGTTTAGGACGAGGGAAGGAGTGAAATCTCTTGCCTCTGTCATTGTGTATTATAACTTCCTTTTTCCAAGAGAACTGGAGCGGAGTTAGTAGGACGTTGGACGAATAGATCGGATGAAGGACTCTTCACGAATGCCGCTACTTTATTCAGCCTTTTCTCTTTAGAGCTTTTCAAAACCGGAGTCCAGGTGGCCTTGAAAGATGCAACGAGGAACTGTTTTAGGATCGAACGAATGTTCTTAAGATTGTCACGTGATGTAACCTTGCTGACGTTTTGAAACGTGTTGCGAACTGGGCTAAATTTGGACGTTAGAAATATGAAAACCTTTGAACGTCAAGGCAATTATATTAAAAGCACATTTCCAATAAACTTCCGTCCTGCAAAGGTGGTGTGCATTAcccagtattttttttttcatgttttttttttcacattttgtgaAGTCGCATGGTTTTTATTAGCACAAAGTCAAAGTTAAAGCCCTTCCTAGAAGCCTCAGAAAAACGAATAAACGGAAGATTTGTTTAACTTCGTATTCTGCATCAGTTTTGCTAGAGTTCTTTGTATATTTTAGGGAAAGAAAATTACTGCTCGTCTTAAAAAAGGGGGAGATAGAGGGTTCCGGATTCAACAATTtccacgtccacacgtatccgtattTAAATCGAATTTTCCTACAGGTATCCGGATTCACTCTAGTTCCTAGGACTCCCCTGGGAATATTGGTAGCAGAGGGCTACCAGTGGGTTGATATATTGTTTGTGTAAATGCGTCATTTGAATTCAGCAATTTCCTTGTAATAAGCTCTTAAAGAAGATTTTTCTGCCTCGCTACAATTACTTGTGTGGTGTCAAGGTtaaattttctggtagtttTCTTGTCCTTGTGCTTGTCAAAGTTAGAACACCTCCGGTTTTGAATTGTCGTTTCGCCAACAAGTTGTTTCGCCTACTCTGAGGTCGATTGGCCTGCAAGTTCTTAATTGATAGGCTTCATTGACGTTTTACATAATTTACAATCgtcgctaaagaaaaattacaaaatgcggCCGGATTTGCGATGGATTTTGTGATTTAATATTTTGCCATTTGCTTAGTCGATTAACTTGCGTGAtcaaacttttgtttttttgaaaaaatatttcaagaacCAACATCTCTGTGAGTATTATGTTTTACCGATTAGTTACAATCTATTTTTGCACTTCGATAGATGCAGTCGGCGTTGGTTGTACAGCTGTATGCTATATCCCATTTTATAAATTAACGTAGATAGTAGGtgcactctgattggccgagaggcgtgtttgTATGAAAGTATGTAAACgtggttgtgacgtcaatgatgttttgcacaaatttgaaaaaggttttgagttgaaaaaTTCGTCGAccagtttactttatttacccatttccttgtcggctgaaacttggaaaatctttagaaacatgctgtgttaattttttttgctcttgagcTGACATTGTAAGCGGCAAAAacccgtattttggaaagcatctttcttgcaaaataagaactgattacgcgtacaagcttcgtgtacaagacttcgcgactggtaagaatttctcttttaatcagtgctctGAACAAGAGagtttggattttttttcctcgggaaagttatttcataaaagcaatagaaaacgttttttgctgtgtttgcatatcctgatataaacactcgagggacTGAGAGAATTCTCGACCGTTtttgcaaaccctcgacttcgtctcgggtttgcataactgtctcgaattctcccaacccctctcgtggtTATATCAGGCTATtgaaacacggaaaacgtttgcTATTGCTTAAATGCCATTTAAATGCGATAAACGCTCTTGCCAACAGTACGACTTTCAGGGGTCTcccggaagggggggggggggggggtatttgttcccttgttcccttcCAGAATTGCCCTATATTCGCACGTTCCCACACGTTTTCCTTATTCGTTccccttttaatttttttacttacCACTTATCACCGCACTCAACGGCGACTGTTATTACATTTACTACAGGTATTACAATTCACGACATTATTACAAATCACGACAGAACAGGGGACCTTAACTACAGTCTGCAATGACGCACTAAACGCCAAAAGAGCTAGTATACAAGTGGATTTACCATATAGCGTAATTTTTGTAAAGAGTTGATCTGAGTCTAAGGACATCTAACAattagaaaaatgcaaaattgcgAGGAAATATTTACAAGCATAATTAGCTCGGTGGCTGTGAATTCCTTTTGACgaatcataaaaataatgttaactCTGTTTTTTAGAGCTTATGGCGCTGATACATTGAAAcattacagcaaggagcccaaaaatTTGACCGCTTTTgattttattcacattctttcatgcagatttaatccaatcagaagccagctggaaactgtcctcaACTTCTGACTTCGGCACCTTTGAGTGTTAtcgagaagaagaagaagaagtgtaTTGCCACTGATGATGACAGTGGACAAATAGCTGGTTGTTTTCTGTATCATGAGAGTCTTATCATTTATTCAATACTACAGCGCGTCCTACCTATTTACTTGTCATAAATATAGGTCGGTGCATGCTACGTTAACAAGAACAAATAAATCGGCCGAGAAACAAAAGTCAACTGTCGCTTAAACATGACACAGGAAAACTGTTATAACTTCCTCTACGACTTGTGTACTAACAGTGTCTAGAAAGATCATGTCATTTTTCAAAGTCTGAACCTTGTCAGTAAaatttaactttcctaaggctGAATGCTGTTAATGAAATCTACCCTTCCTGAATCTGATTCTGGCTTGCGATGATCTTTCCTGTATTACATAACAAATAGTGCATCATTCTTTCctaatttaaaattaatatttatccGCCCTGCCAATCACACGGCAcgtttagttcttccgcttctacttccgactccgacaatacACATTTGGTAACGTCAAGGCGCatgaaaaagggaaaagggtttcacttccggttgacatgcgCAGCTCAAAAActctttgcttaagctctctaataaattaaaactgaCGACGTATATCAATGGCTACGGAGTTAACCTCGCTTTGAACAAAACGGCAAATGAaaacctgaaaataaaaatagagtCGTCTTGTATTTCCGTCCTCCAAataacgtgaaattaggcaagttCAAATCGTAGTCGTAAATTAAGCTCGCTATTATGTTAACGGTTTTCAGAAACTTTTAAGGATGATGACGTTGATCATAACAAATCGTGCATCATTCCTTTctaatttaaaattaatatttttgtgaGGTTTATCAATCGATTCACCAGAAAATTCTACCTTAAGTCAGACTGTTATATGTCATTCAAGAATGATAATTATAGAAAACTGAGAACTTTTAACTTATAGGTTACAGGTGTACGAGGTTATCTGCATAATATTGTTTTTAGATTAAAGTTCTAACTTGTGCCAATTTTTTGTCACCCAAATAAAACTCCAATTTATAATACAAATCTAAGAGCAGAAGTTACAATACGTTTGGAGTTTTTTATGTAATAAAGGACGAATAAGAACATCAAGAACGAATAAATCGGGAGACAAACAAATGTTTAGGTCTATCTTTTTAATATGACACGGGAAAACTATTATAACGTCCTGCACGATACGTATACAGACTGGAAAGGTCATGTCGTTTTTCAAAGCCTGAATTAAGTTAGTAAAATTTAACCTTCTTGAATCTGGTTCTGACTTGCATATGTGTTGTGCAGAATGTTCTTGATAGCGCGTCGGATGCGTCTAAACTTCCAGCAGTAGACCAGAGGAAAAAGGGATGAACTCAAATATAACAGCGTCCGAGCGTAAATTAACAAATGTTCTCTCATCTTATTCACATGTCCGACCAGGATCACAAAAGCGATTGGCAAGTGGCAGTCCAAAAACAACAGATAGACTTAAAGTTTAGCCTTCCTGAATCTGATTCTGACTTGCGAATATGTTGCACAGAATGTTCTTGACAGCGCATCGGATGTGTCTAGACTTCCAGCAGTAAACCAGAGGAACAAGGGATGAACTCAAATATAACAGCGTCTGAGCGTAAATTTTGAAATGTTGTCTCTTCTTATTCATCTTTTGTCCGGTCAGGATCTCAATAGCGCTTGGTAAATGACAGGCCAAAAACAACAGATAGACTTAAACTGACCAACTGCTGTTTTTCTCAGTCTTTCGAaatttgagcgattttcttcgTTCGGTGCCACTGCTTGGGCTGGCTGTGCATGAACTTGAACGGTGTGGCGACGTACGACTATGTAAATCTTGAAATAGATTAGACCCATGGTAAGGAGACAAACCAATCCCACAGACACCCCTGCAAGGTTAGAAACATGTTCGCTGCTTAAAACTTCGAATTCGGTTAGTGCCAGGGAAGCGCCGAGAAGCCAGCTTAAGATCACTGTAGCCACAATACGCTTGTAAGTCACAATTTCTTGGTAGGTGAGAAGGTCCTGGTGTTTGAGGTGAAGGTGGATAGCAAGGAATCTGTCAACGCTGATAGTTGTGACACCGAAGAATGAGACATAAGCAAGGGTGCGTCCTATGACGTTAACTATTTCGTTATAAGTTTCCTGGTTGTTAGTGTTTTTCATGTCCATAATCATGCGAGCGATGTGCAAAGGCTGGAAAAGTATTCCCATACCAATATCAGAAACAGCCACGCTAAGGATCAATGCCTTTAGAGTCTTTGGCAGTGATGAAGTCCTTCGCAGCGCGAATATTAAGACGATGTTCAACATCACTGTTGCGTAAGACAGGAAGGAATTGACGACGCAGTTTAGGACGAGGGAAGCCTTTTTCATTGTGACCATAAGAACTTTAGCGGAGTCAGGAAGGCACGCTCTCTTAAATAAGTTTGCGTTTATGAGGAATACTTTAGATGAATCGATCGGATGAAGCACTCTCTCCCTTCACTTACGCCTCTGCCTTAGTCTTTCCTTCTTAGAGCTGTTCAAAACCGGAGTCCAGGTGGCCTTGAAAGATGTAACAAGGAACTGTTTTAGGATCGAATTAATGTCCTAGGGATGGTCACGTGATGAAACCTTCTTGCTGACGTTTTGAAACGTGTCACAAACTGGGGTAAATTTGGACGTAAGAAATATGAAAATCTTTGAACGTCAAGGCAATTACATTAACccttttaagccctaagagtgatcagcatcaaatttctccttgtgatatcaatgctttgtaaaacagagtggtcatgagaattatggacatgatcacacaagatgaatttgcttgatattttatcaacttctccccactacgtCTCTAGGAAATGAACAGAGGAAAAagtgagaattcaaattttgatcttagggtttaaagggttaaaagccTATTTCCAATAAACTCCTGTCGTGTAAAGGTGGTGTGCATTAtccgatgtttttgttttgttttgttttgttttttcacattATTTGTCTTGTTGCATGGTTTTGTTAGCACAGATTGCTTTAACTTCGTATTCCCCATGAACTTCCAGCTGATTCCTATTCCTATTCCTATTGTTTCATTCCTCGAAGCCTTGGCGTGAAGTGTGAATTATTGCAGTGGTCTGGctaacaacctcgttcccagagtcctTAAACTCGACTTCCTCCGTCGAACGAGAATGAGGTTGTTTGAGTATTCCTaagctcattaataattcaagaagagaaaacaaaaacaaggaaatcaTTACCGTATCGGAGGTTGGACAAAATTAATTACCATAAAATTTTGGGAACTTTTATtgctttgaatttcttcaagaatcaTTGTTCATTGAGAAGCTGTGTTAAACACAACATTTAGTGTTTTATCTAATATCCAGACGACTTAAGATGTTCGGTACAGCATAGTCCCTAGCTGCGAATttaggacatgatcacacagaatgtatttgcttgatattttatcaacttctcctcACTACTTCTATAGTAAATGAATAGGGGCgacaaaggaaaattttaatATTGATCCTaggatttaaagggttaaggatgATGACTTTGATCGCTCTTCATGATCTTAACTTTATTAGTTAAAACTAGTACTTACATAACAAATCGTGCATCATTCTTTCCtaattcaaaattaatattttcgTGAGGTTTATTAATAGATTCGCCAGAAAATTCTACCTTAAGTCAGACTGTTATA
This window contains:
- the LOC140923584 gene encoding histamine H2 receptor-like; protein product: MTEARDFTPSLVLNCVVNSFLSYATVMLNIVLIFALRKTSSLPKTLKALILSVAVSDLGMGLLVQPLYTARLLMKMKNTNNQEIYHEIVRVIGMILGNASFFSVTAISFDRFLAIHLHLKHQELLTYQEIVTYKRVVATVILSWIFSAFLALKGVLSSEYRCNIAGVAVAMACLLTMALTYFKIYIAVRRHTVQVHAQPAQAVAPSEENRSNFERLRKTAVGTFYVYLLFLACHLPVAIVILTGRKMNKRRQHFKMYAQTLSYLSTSLVPLIYCWKFRHLRCAVKNILRNRFASQNQIQEG